The following proteins are encoded in a genomic region of Saccharopolyspora antimicrobica:
- a CDS encoding PAS domain-containing sensor histidine kinase: protein MSTLSDLLAEHTGLSGTAADHLQLVVAEWQLLSDLSFADFLLWVPIGPQETPESRFLCVAQARPTTAPTAHPEDVVGTEVTEEEHPQLRRAALEGRICREEDPRWHLGVPVRRETIPVRLGDEIVAVLSRDTNLAVPRVPSPLEISYLGSAADLCQMVADGTFPTPEPAPDVHTSPRVGDGLIRLDSSGTVVFASPNALSAYHRMGHAADLVGAQLAPLTRSLLNDPFDADEVAQRVRRAMGGQPSMRIEAEARGATVLFRALPLRPRGQQAGALVLVRDVTEVKRRDRALMSKDATIREIHHRVKNNLQTVAALLRLQSRRTGNNEARLALDESVRRVTSIALVHETLSMSVDERVDLDDVVDRVIPMMSDVAVAETGVKVRREGRFGVVSAELATPLVMVLTELVQNAFEHAFPEGQGGEVVVQAERSARWLDVVISDDGRGLPKGFSLERAERLGLQIVRTLVESELRGSLSLRGRGRQRGTEAVLRVPLKYRR from the coding sequence TTGTCCACGCTGAGTGATCTGCTCGCCGAGCACACCGGGCTGTCCGGAACCGCCGCCGACCACCTGCAGCTCGTGGTCGCCGAGTGGCAGCTGCTGTCGGACCTGTCCTTCGCCGACTTCCTGCTGTGGGTGCCGATCGGCCCGCAGGAGACCCCGGAAAGCCGCTTCCTGTGCGTGGCCCAGGCCCGGCCGACGACGGCCCCCACCGCCCACCCGGAGGACGTGGTGGGCACCGAGGTCACCGAGGAGGAGCACCCGCAGCTGCGGCGCGCGGCCCTGGAGGGCCGGATCTGCCGCGAGGAGGACCCGCGCTGGCACCTCGGCGTTCCGGTGCGCCGCGAGACGATCCCGGTCCGGCTGGGCGACGAGATCGTCGCGGTGCTCAGCCGCGACACCAACCTCGCGGTGCCGCGGGTGCCGAGCCCGCTGGAGATCTCCTACTTGGGCAGCGCCGCCGACCTGTGCCAGATGGTCGCCGACGGCACCTTCCCCACCCCGGAGCCGGCGCCCGACGTGCACACCAGCCCGCGGGTCGGCGATGGCCTCATCCGCCTCGACAGCTCCGGCACGGTCGTGTTCGCCAGCCCGAACGCACTGTCGGCCTACCACCGGATGGGCCACGCCGCGGATCTCGTCGGAGCACAGCTCGCCCCGCTGACCCGGTCGCTGCTCAACGATCCGTTCGACGCCGACGAGGTGGCGCAGCGGGTGCGGCGCGCGATGGGCGGGCAGCCCAGCATGCGCATCGAGGCCGAGGCGCGCGGTGCGACGGTGCTGTTCCGGGCGCTGCCGCTGCGCCCGCGCGGGCAGCAGGCGGGTGCGCTGGTGCTGGTGCGCGACGTCACGGAGGTCAAGCGGCGGGACCGCGCGCTGATGTCCAAGGACGCGACGATCCGCGAGATCCACCACCGGGTCAAGAACAACCTGCAGACGGTGGCCGCGCTGCTGCGGTTGCAGTCGAGGCGGACCGGGAACAACGAGGCGCGCCTCGCGCTGGACGAGTCGGTGCGGCGGGTGACCTCGATCGCGCTGGTGCACGAGACGCTGTCGATGTCGGTGGACGAGCGGGTCGACCTGGACGACGTGGTGGACCGCGTGATCCCGATGATGAGCGATGTCGCCGTGGCCGAGACCGGGGTGAAGGTGCGCCGCGAGGGCCGGTTCGGAGTGGTGTCCGCCGAGTTGGCGACCCCGCTGGTGATGGTCCTCACCGAGCTGGTGCAGAATGCTTTCGAGCACGCCTTCCCGGAAGGGCAGGGCGGCGAAGTCGTGGTGCAGGCGGAGCGTTCGGCGCGCTGGCTCGACGTCGTCATCTCGGATGACGGTCGTGGCCTGCCGAAGGGATTCTCCCTCGAGCGCGCCGAACGCCTCGGCCTGCAGATCGTGCGGACCCTCGTGGAATCCGAGCTCCGAGGGTCGTTGAGCTTGCGCGGTCGCGGGCGGCAGCGGGGTACCGAGGCGGTGTTGCGCGTTCCGCTGAAGTACCGGCGCTGA
- a CDS encoding histidine phosphatase family protein has protein sequence MAQDEHRIYLLRHGTTQWSQTGQHTSRSDIPLTVEGELRARQAGQTLTALRPAGPVVVLASPRQRAQRTAELAGLDDIATEPLLAEWDYGDYEGLTTPEIREQVPDWTVWTHPCPGGESAEQVSARADELLVRIADTASDVVLVGHGHFSRCLIARWLGLPAVAGVGFALDPAGITVLGRERGAPQVVRSNIPPWQQG, from the coding sequence GTGGCACAGGACGAGCACCGCATCTACCTCCTCCGACACGGCACCACCCAGTGGTCCCAGACCGGCCAGCACACCAGCCGGTCCGACATCCCGCTCACCGTCGAGGGCGAACTGCGGGCCCGCCAGGCCGGGCAGACCCTGACCGCGCTGCGCCCCGCCGGGCCGGTGGTCGTGCTGGCGAGTCCGCGCCAGCGCGCGCAGCGCACGGCGGAGCTGGCCGGGCTGGACGACATCGCCACCGAACCGCTGCTCGCGGAATGGGACTACGGCGACTACGAGGGCCTGACCACCCCGGAGATCCGCGAGCAGGTCCCGGACTGGACGGTGTGGACGCACCCCTGCCCGGGCGGCGAGTCCGCGGAGCAGGTGTCGGCCCGCGCCGACGAGCTGCTGGTCCGCATCGCCGACACCGCCTCCGATGTGGTGCTGGTGGGCCACGGCCACTTCAGCCGCTGCCTGATCGCCCGCTGGCTGGGCCTGCCCGCGGTCGCCGGCGTGGGTTTCGCGCTGGACCCGGCCGGGATCACCGTGCTCGGCCGCGAGCGCGGAGCCCCGCAGGTGGTGCGCTCCAACATCCCGCCCTGGCAGCAGGGCTGA
- a CDS encoding WhiB family transcriptional regulator, with protein MDWRHDAVCRDEDPELFFPVGNSGPAVLQIAEAKAVCRRCPVASECLAWALESGQDAGVWGGMSEDERRALKRRNARTRARTNA; from the coding sequence ATGGACTGGCGCCACGATGCGGTTTGCCGTGACGAGGACCCGGAGCTGTTCTTCCCCGTCGGGAACAGCGGTCCTGCCGTGCTGCAGATCGCCGAGGCGAAGGCCGTTTGCCGCCGTTGTCCCGTCGCCTCCGAGTGCCTGGCATGGGCACTGGAGAGCGGGCAGGACGCCGGCGTCTGGGGCGGTATGAGCGAGGACGAGCGGCGTGCCCTCAAGCGGCGCAACGCTCGCACCCGGGCCCGCACCAACGCCTGA
- a CDS encoding GNAT family N-acetyltransferase produces the protein MIRRATEADVPAMVELVHELALYEKAPELCHLTEQQLSAALFGPDPALFGHVAEVDGAVVGLALWFLNFSTWEGVHGIYLEDLFVQPQQRGSGLGKALLQALAKECVDRGYARLEWQVLDWNKPAIDFYKAAGAIPMDEWTVFRLTGDPLRAFSA, from the coding sequence ATGATCCGCCGTGCGACCGAAGCCGACGTCCCGGCCATGGTCGAGCTGGTGCACGAGCTCGCGCTGTACGAGAAGGCGCCCGAGCTGTGCCACCTGACCGAGCAGCAGCTGAGCGCGGCGCTGTTCGGACCGGACCCCGCGCTGTTCGGGCACGTGGCCGAAGTGGACGGCGCGGTGGTGGGGCTCGCCCTGTGGTTCCTGAACTTCTCCACCTGGGAGGGCGTGCACGGCATCTACCTGGAGGACCTGTTCGTGCAGCCCCAGCAGCGCGGCAGCGGCCTGGGCAAGGCGTTGCTGCAGGCGCTGGCCAAGGAGTGCGTCGACCGCGGCTACGCGCGGCTGGAGTGGCAGGTCCTGGACTGGAACAAGCCGGCGATCGACTTCTACAAGGCGGCCGGTGCGATCCCGATGGACGAGTGGACGGTCTTCCGCCTCACCGGCGACCCGCTCCGCGCTTTCAGCGCCTGA
- a CDS encoding diacylglycerol/lipid kinase family protein, producing the protein MRAVLVVNPQATSTTAAGRDVLAHALASELKLDVVETQYWGHASDTARAAVEEGVDLVIAHGGDGTVNEVVNGMFSAGDVGDRAMPTLGVVPGGSANVFARALGLPRDPVEATHRLLRAVAERSGRWVGLGRADERWFTFNAGVGWDAEVVAEVERLRSNGRNVTPALYARTALACYFRMARAEPKLTLRIGDESQVGGLHSVFVSNTDPWTYLGSRPVRMSPETSFDTGLGVFALRNMRTYPVLRHVAEMLRGRAKPHGSNLIQRADVAHLRVTCTEPLRLQVDGDCLGERSEIEFLSVPEALRVAV; encoded by the coding sequence GTGCGCGCCGTACTCGTCGTCAACCCGCAGGCGACGTCCACCACTGCGGCTGGCCGGGATGTGCTCGCTCACGCGCTGGCCAGCGAGCTGAAGCTGGACGTCGTCGAAACGCAGTACTGGGGCCACGCCTCCGACACCGCCCGCGCGGCCGTCGAGGAAGGCGTGGACCTGGTGATCGCGCACGGCGGCGACGGCACGGTGAACGAAGTGGTCAACGGCATGTTCTCGGCCGGTGACGTGGGCGACAGGGCGATGCCGACGCTGGGCGTGGTGCCCGGCGGATCCGCCAACGTGTTCGCCCGCGCCCTGGGGTTGCCGCGAGACCCTGTCGAGGCCACGCACCGCCTGCTGCGCGCGGTGGCCGAGCGCAGCGGCCGCTGGGTCGGGCTCGGCCGCGCCGATGAGCGCTGGTTCACCTTCAACGCGGGTGTGGGCTGGGACGCCGAAGTGGTCGCCGAGGTGGAGCGGCTGCGCTCGAACGGCCGGAACGTGACTCCCGCCCTCTACGCCCGCACCGCGCTGGCCTGCTACTTCCGGATGGCCCGCGCGGAGCCGAAGCTCACCTTGCGAATTGGTGACGAATCGCAGGTCGGCGGATTGCACAGCGTGTTCGTCTCGAACACCGACCCCTGGACCTACCTCGGCTCCCGACCGGTGCGGATGAGCCCGGAGACCAGCTTCGACACCGGTCTGGGCGTCTTCGCGCTGCGGAACATGCGCACTTACCCTGTGTTACGACATGTAGCGGAAATGCTACGCGGTAGAGCGAAACCACACGGAAGTAACCTAATTCAACGTGCAGACGTGGCCCATCTCCGCGTAACCTGTACGGAGCCGTTGCGCCTGCAGGTCGACGGCGATTGCCTGGGTGAGCGTTCGGAGATCGAGTTCCTCTCAGTCCCGGAAGCTCTCCGCGTCGCCGTATAA